In Flavobacterium endoglycinae, one DNA window encodes the following:
- a CDS encoding glycoside hydrolase family 27 protein, with protein MKITNLLTMAIGAFFLSAVSNAQTKTFQKEEFKQWAQTPPMGWNSWDCYGPTVEEHEVKANADYMAKELKKFGWEYVVVDIRWFVENDKAGGYNQTDPRYVIDQYGRYLPAVNRFPSAKDGQGFKPLADYIHKKGLKFGIHIMRGIPKKAVEDKLPIKGANGITADQVYSTALQCEWLKDNYTIVADKPGAQEYYDSIFELYAQWGVDFIKIDDLSRPYHEGEINLIRNAIDKCGRKIVLSTSPGETPISAAPHVSTHANMWRMVDDVWDTWPHITHLMDVAQKWYPYIAPGTWPDCDMIPLGRISIRGERGNDRMTRLTKDEQYTLITFFNIFKSPLFFGGDLPSNDAFTLSLLTNKEVVKMHNQSTDVKQLFQKDGKIAITSKNPKDGSVYLALFNISDNASQKVVVNLSDIGISGSAEILNMWTGEKSKSTSKEIGLELKPHSSVLYQLKSKK; from the coding sequence ATGAAAATTACAAACTTACTTACAATGGCGATAGGAGCCTTTTTTCTATCAGCCGTATCTAACGCACAAACCAAAACGTTTCAAAAAGAAGAATTCAAACAATGGGCTCAGACTCCGCCAATGGGCTGGAACAGCTGGGATTGTTATGGACCAACAGTAGAAGAACACGAAGTAAAAGCCAATGCTGATTATATGGCAAAAGAGCTCAAGAAATTTGGATGGGAATATGTTGTTGTAGATATTCGATGGTTTGTCGAAAATGACAAAGCGGGAGGCTACAACCAAACAGACCCTCGTTATGTAATCGATCAATACGGAAGATATCTTCCAGCTGTTAATAGATTCCCTTCAGCAAAAGACGGACAAGGTTTTAAACCATTGGCCGATTACATCCATAAAAAAGGATTAAAATTCGGAATCCATATTATGCGTGGAATTCCTAAAAAAGCGGTTGAAGACAAATTGCCAATTAAAGGAGCAAACGGAATCACAGCAGATCAAGTGTATTCGACAGCATTGCAATGCGAATGGCTGAAAGACAATTATACCATTGTAGCAGACAAGCCTGGAGCGCAGGAATATTACGATTCTATTTTCGAATTATATGCGCAATGGGGAGTAGATTTTATTAAAATTGATGATTTATCAAGACCGTATCACGAAGGCGAAATCAATTTAATCAGAAATGCAATTGACAAATGTGGGCGTAAAATTGTTTTAAGTACATCGCCAGGAGAAACACCAATTTCAGCAGCGCCACACGTATCTACACATGCCAATATGTGGCGTATGGTAGATGATGTTTGGGACACATGGCCGCATATCACGCATTTAATGGATGTTGCTCAAAAATGGTATCCGTACATCGCGCCGGGAACATGGCCAGATTGCGATATGATTCCGTTAGGGCGCATTTCAATCAGAGGAGAAAGAGGCAATGACCGTATGACACGTTTAACAAAAGACGAGCAATATACTTTGATTACATTTTTCAATATCTTCAAGTCTCCCTTATTCTTTGGAGGTGATTTGCCTAGTAATGATGCCTTTACCTTATCATTATTAACCAATAAGGAAGTTGTAAAAATGCACAATCAAAGCACCGATGTTAAGCAGCTTTTCCAAAAAGACGGAAAAATTGCCATTACTTCAAAAAATCCAAAAGATGGAAGTGTTTATCTAGCCTTGTTTAATATTTCGGATAATGCTTCGCAAAAAGTTGTCGTAAACCTTTCTGATATAGGAATTTCAGGTTCAGCAGAAATTTTGAATATGTGGACAGGCGAAAAATCAAAATCAACTTCAAAAGAAATCGGACTGGAATTAAAACCTCACAGTTCTGTTTTATATCAATTAAAAAGTAAAAAATAA
- a CDS encoding family 43 glycosylhydrolase, which produces MKRILLCLVSLLSLFDPLQAQNTAKGIPPVIADKDLTAYLFVYFIGNKVEEEAVNYAVSTDGYHYYALNNNKPILDSKTISSTGGVRDPHILRGEDGKTFYMVLTDMTSSKGWDSNRAMVLLKSTDLVNWKSSIVNIQTAFPGNEDLKRVWAPQTIYDAKAGKYMIYFSMQHAGGPDKIYYAYANKDFTALESAPKLLFVPKSGNACIDGDIIEKNGEYHLFYKTETNTPGIKVAVTKDLTSGNWIENDNYLQQTKDGVEGSSVFKLNNSDEYILMYDVYTKGRYQFTKTKDLENFSVIDNDISMDFNPRHGTILPITRSELKRITDKWGTPAKLPKVNHNPVLEGYYADPEILYSNKTKKYYIYPTSDGFDGWSGYYFKTFSSDNLVDWKDEGIIIDLKKDVAWANRNAWAPCIVEKKIKGKYKYFYYFTAAQKVGVAVSDNPTGPFKDSGKAIVATRPEGIKDGQEIDPDVFTDPKTGKSYLYWGNMYMGVAELNPDMVSIKAGTTKVIAVNDTFREGTYVIYRNGKYYFFWSEDDTRSPNYKVRYGISNSPTGPLEIPKDNIVIQGNPAEGIYATGHNSVLQLPNKDEWYITYHRFSYPTGIKMGDAGGFHREVCIDRLEFNPDGTIKQVIPTHKGIPAVK; this is translated from the coding sequence ATGAAAAGAATACTTCTTTGCCTTGTATCATTACTAAGCCTTTTTGATCCTTTACAAGCCCAAAATACAGCAAAAGGAATTCCGCCCGTTATTGCCGACAAAGACTTAACAGCGTATTTGTTCGTTTATTTCATTGGAAATAAAGTCGAAGAAGAGGCCGTTAATTATGCAGTAAGCACTGACGGGTATCATTATTATGCACTCAACAATAACAAACCTATTTTAGACAGTAAAACCATCAGTTCAACTGGAGGAGTTCGTGATCCGCATATATTGCGTGGTGAAGACGGTAAGACATTTTATATGGTTTTGACCGATATGACTTCTTCAAAAGGCTGGGACAGCAATCGTGCCATGGTTTTACTAAAAAGCACCGATTTGGTAAACTGGAAAAGCAGCATTGTCAATATCCAAACTGCATTTCCTGGAAACGAAGACTTAAAACGCGTTTGGGCGCCACAGACTATTTACGATGCAAAAGCAGGTAAATACATGATTTACTTTAGCATGCAGCATGCAGGAGGACCAGATAAAATTTATTACGCTTATGCGAATAAAGATTTCACGGCTTTAGAAAGCGCTCCAAAATTGTTATTTGTTCCAAAGTCGGGAAATGCTTGTATCGACGGTGATATCATCGAAAAAAATGGAGAATACCATCTTTTTTACAAAACAGAAACCAATACGCCAGGAATCAAAGTGGCGGTTACAAAAGATTTGACTTCAGGAAATTGGATTGAAAATGATAACTACCTGCAGCAGACCAAAGATGGAGTAGAAGGTTCGAGTGTTTTCAAACTAAATAATTCAGACGAGTATATTTTGATGTACGATGTGTACACCAAAGGAAGATATCAATTTACAAAAACGAAAGATTTAGAAAACTTCAGTGTGATTGACAATGACATTTCAATGGATTTTAATCCGCGTCATGGAACGATTCTTCCGATAACTCGTTCTGAATTAAAACGAATTACAGACAAATGGGGAACGCCTGCAAAACTTCCAAAAGTAAACCATAATCCAGTTTTGGAAGGGTATTACGCCGATCCTGAAATTTTGTATTCCAACAAAACAAAGAAATATTACATCTATCCAACAAGCGACGGATTCGACGGCTGGTCGGGTTATTATTTTAAAACCTTTTCTTCAGATAATTTAGTCGATTGGAAAGATGAAGGTATCATTATCGATCTGAAAAAAGACGTGGCTTGGGCAAACAGAAATGCTTGGGCGCCTTGTATTGTAGAGAAAAAGATTAAAGGGAAATACAAATATTTTTACTATTTCACAGCAGCACAAAAAGTGGGAGTAGCCGTTTCTGATAATCCAACCGGACCATTTAAAGACAGCGGAAAAGCAATTGTGGCAACAAGACCCGAAGGCATAAAAGACGGACAAGAAATTGATCCCGATGTTTTTACAGATCCAAAAACGGGCAAAAGTTATTTGTATTGGGGAAATATGTATATGGGAGTTGCGGAGTTAAATCCTGATATGGTTTCGATAAAAGCAGGAACAACTAAAGTAATTGCAGTTAATGATACTTTCCGTGAAGGAACATACGTAATCTATAGAAACGGAAAATATTATTTCTTTTGGAGCGAAGACGACACCAGAAGTCCGAATTACAAAGTGAGATACGGAATTTCAAATTCTCCAACAGGACCGCTTGAAATTCCAAAAGATAATATCGTAATTCAAGGAAACCCAGCAGAAGGCATTTATGCAACAGGACACAATTCTGTTTTGCAACTTCCGAACAAAGACGAATGGTATATCACGTATCATAGATTCTCTTATCCAACAGGAATTAAAATGGGAGATGCGGGAGGTTTTCACCGAGAAGTCTGCATCGATAGATTAGAGTTCAATCCAGATGGAACCATAAAGCAGGTAATCCCAACACATAAAGGGATTCCAGCAGTCAAATAA
- a CDS encoding helix-turn-helix transcriptional regulator — translation MATSIKNKIKSIRELKNYTQEYMADQLGVTQAGYSKIEKGKTILSYVKLVEIAKILEVSVEDIISFDSQRYFNSFNTVKGNSNSGNISINSDNSEALKSLYEDKIKLLEKLLAKTEEELNRYKKKFGSL, via the coding sequence ATGGCAACTTCAATCAAAAATAAAATTAAAAGTATAAGAGAGTTAAAAAATTATACTCAAGAATATATGGCAGATCAATTAGGTGTCACTCAAGCAGGTTATAGTAAAATTGAAAAAGGAAAAACAATTTTGTCTTACGTTAAATTAGTCGAAATAGCAAAAATCTTAGAAGTTAGCGTAGAAGATATCATTAGTTTTGATAGTCAGAGATACTTTAACAGCTTTAATACCGTCAAAGGAAATAGTAATTCTGGAAATATTTCCATCAATTCAGATAATAGTGAAGCTTTAAAATCACTTTATGAAGATAAAATAAAACTGCTCGAAAAACTTCTGGCCAAAACAGAAGAAGAACTGAATCGATACAAGAAAAAATTTGGCAGTTTATAA
- a CDS encoding YegP family protein: MGKFVITKRTNGEFQFNLKAGNGQTILSSEGYSTKAACSNGIESVKTNSQDDNRFDRKESSSGKPYFNLKASNGQIIGSSEMYESVSARENGIESVKKNAPDAAVDDQTA, encoded by the coding sequence ATGGGAAAATTTGTAATTACTAAAAGAACCAATGGTGAATTTCAGTTTAATTTGAAAGCTGGTAACGGCCAAACAATTTTAAGTAGTGAAGGGTACAGCACCAAAGCGGCTTGCTCAAACGGAATTGAATCTGTGAAAACTAATTCTCAAGACGATAATCGTTTTGACAGAAAAGAATCAAGCAGCGGTAAACCTTATTTTAATTTGAAAGCAAGTAACGGACAAATCATTGGATCCAGCGAAATGTACGAAAGTGTTTCTGCAAGAGAAAACGGAATTGAATCTGTAAAGAAAAATGCTCCTGATGCAGCTGTTGACGATCAAACAGCTTAA
- a CDS encoding copper resistance protein NlpE, producing the protein MKKTIIICIAAFQLLSCNSKKSQEEDNTVSIDSVSTNNEIDPIRVFEGTLPCADCNGIQTVLKVNIVDNNFELTSIYEGKSPEKKIVEKGNLNTEKGLDKDKDGTIYILNWDKPQTEQIYYGYYSNNPEKLYRLDRDKKIIKSQLHYFLELNE; encoded by the coding sequence ATGAAGAAAACAATTATAATATGCATCGCTGCTTTTCAGCTGCTATCTTGTAATTCCAAAAAAAGCCAAGAAGAAGATAATACCGTATCTATAGATTCTGTAAGTACAAATAATGAAATAGATCCGATTAGAGTTTTTGAAGGAACATTGCCGTGTGCCGACTGCAATGGCATACAAACCGTTTTAAAAGTTAATATTGTAGATAATAACTTTGAATTAACCAGTATTTACGAAGGAAAATCACCAGAGAAAAAAATAGTCGAAAAAGGGAATTTAAATACTGAAAAAGGATTAGACAAAGACAAAGATGGTACTATTTATATTTTAAACTGGGATAAACCACAAACCGAACAAATCTACTATGGTTATTACAGCAACAACCCCGAAAAACTGTATAGGCTTGATAGAGATAAGAAAATAATCAAATCTCAGCTGCATTATTTTTTAGAATTAAATGAATAA
- a CDS encoding XdhC family protein, translating to MKEITEILRAYTEAKSAGKKTALATVVKVEGSSYRQPGARMLVTEDGMLTGAISGGCLEGDALRKALLSINQKQNKLVTYNTSSEDDAEVGLQLGCNGIVHILFEYIDEEAQNNPIQLLEQLESERKEAVIVTVFSLKRNASQIGTTLFFRKDSPVLNHHNEALNLISDVKEVLKTKTSTIKKLQEESDDEALIEYIKPSILLVIAGAGNDIQPVVKMAAILGWKITIGDGRATHATAKRFPKANQISVVKPEQFLENIIIDGQTYFVLMTHNYKYDLAVLKALLQTNCYYVGILGPKSKFNRMQDDLLAEGITINEEQLSRIHSPVGLDIGAETSEEIALSIISEIKAVASSREGTSLKYKLGKIHDEIHNGE from the coding sequence ATGAAAGAAATCACTGAAATCCTTAGAGCCTATACAGAAGCAAAGTCAGCAGGAAAAAAAACAGCTTTGGCAACCGTAGTAAAAGTAGAAGGATCATCATACAGACAACCCGGAGCCAGAATGCTGGTAACCGAAGATGGGATGCTGACAGGAGCCATAAGCGGCGGCTGTTTAGAAGGTGATGCCCTGCGAAAAGCACTTCTCTCCATCAACCAAAAACAAAATAAACTCGTAACCTACAATACCAGCAGCGAAGATGATGCCGAAGTTGGTTTGCAGCTTGGATGCAACGGAATCGTTCATATTCTTTTTGAATATATAGATGAAGAAGCTCAAAATAACCCCATTCAGCTTTTAGAACAATTAGAATCAGAAAGAAAAGAAGCTGTTATTGTTACAGTATTTTCCCTGAAAAGAAATGCTTCTCAAATAGGGACAACCTTATTTTTTAGAAAAGACAGTCCTGTTTTAAATCATCACAATGAAGCTTTGAATCTGATTTCTGATGTGAAAGAAGTGTTGAAAACGAAGACTTCTACAATAAAAAAACTTCAGGAAGAAAGCGATGATGAAGCATTGATTGAATATATAAAACCATCCATTTTGCTTGTAATTGCAGGAGCAGGAAACGATATTCAGCCAGTTGTTAAAATGGCAGCCATTTTAGGATGGAAAATTACTATTGGCGATGGACGTGCGACGCATGCAACAGCAAAACGTTTTCCAAAAGCCAATCAGATTTCGGTCGTGAAACCAGAACAATTTCTAGAAAATATAATCATTGACGGTCAGACCTATTTTGTTTTGATGACACACAATTACAAATATGATCTGGCTGTTTTGAAGGCATTGCTGCAAACTAATTGCTATTATGTCGGAATTCTCGGTCCAAAATCAAAATTCAACCGAATGCAGGATGATCTTTTAGCAGAAGGAATTACCATAAATGAAGAGCAGTTAAGCCGAATTCACAGCCCTGTTGGTTTAGATATTGGCGCCGAAACCTCAGAAGAAATTGCCTTGTCAATCATCTCTGAAATTAAAGCTGTGGCTTCATCCCGTGAAGGAACTTCTTTGAAATATAAACTGGGTAAAATTCACGATGAAATTCATAATGGAGAATAA
- a CDS encoding nucleotidyltransferase family protein yields the protein MKFIMENKFRNKTGIIILAAGSSSRLGSPKQLLKYKESTLLKNTISQASKVSSAFIIVVTGSEAEIIEKEFNTEEILFSFNPDWQNGMSSSIIKGIEELLHFNPDCEQCILAVCDQPFVTSFVFENLIRESNKNQKGMAASAYSETLGTPVLFHKKYFQELLKLKGQEGAKKLIKKHLDDVISVPFEKGNIDIDTEDDYSQLISFDK from the coding sequence ATGAAATTCATAATGGAGAATAAATTCCGAAATAAAACAGGGATTATTATTTTGGCAGCCGGAAGTTCTTCACGATTGGGCAGCCCCAAACAACTTTTGAAATATAAAGAATCAACTCTGCTGAAAAACACCATTTCACAAGCTTCTAAAGTTTCAAGTGCCTTTATAATTGTGGTGACAGGATCAGAAGCTGAGATAATTGAAAAAGAATTTAATACAGAAGAAATACTGTTTTCTTTTAATCCAGATTGGCAAAACGGAATGTCTTCATCAATTATAAAAGGAATTGAGGAATTATTACATTTTAATCCAGATTGTGAACAATGTATTCTGGCGGTCTGCGATCAGCCATTTGTAACGAGTTTCGTCTTTGAAAATTTAATTCGAGAATCAAATAAAAATCAAAAAGGAATGGCAGCTTCTGCATATTCAGAAACATTAGGAACACCAGTTTTATTTCACAAAAAGTATTTCCAAGAATTACTAAAATTAAAAGGACAGGAGGGAGCCAAAAAACTCATTAAAAAGCATCTAGATGATGTTATCTCAGTTCCTTTTGAAAAAGGTAACATTGATATCGATACAGAAGATGATTATTCTCAGTTGATTTCTTTTGATAAGTGA
- a CDS encoding cysteine desulfurase family protein encodes MPQQEIIYLDNNATTRVDERVLNAMLPYFTDLYANSTGTHLAGLTVKEAVENAAWQTADLINAEADEIVFTSGATEAINLAIKGLADQNRKHIVTVQTEHKAVLETCRFMESIGYDITYLSTDSDGLLNLQLLEEIITDKTLVFIGMFPNNETGVIQNVSAISKILKDKNVLFMCDATQAIGKIPVDVKKLGIDLLTLSAHKFYGPKGVGALYVSAKAKIKLSPQIVGGGQQRKLRSGTLNVPGIIGLGKASEIALNELEKDQNRILLLRDKLEKGLLQFEGSFVNGNIENRIYNTTNICFPGVNSEQLILGLGNISVSNGASCSAVTSEPSHVLKAMGLSDEDALSSIRFSLGRFTTSEEIDIAVERVLELARRI; translated from the coding sequence ATGCCACAACAAGAAATCATTTATCTTGATAATAATGCCACAACCCGTGTTGACGAGCGAGTTTTAAATGCGATGCTTCCTTATTTTACTGATTTATACGCAAATTCGACGGGAACTCATTTGGCTGGATTAACAGTAAAAGAAGCGGTTGAAAATGCGGCATGGCAAACGGCTGATTTGATAAATGCAGAGGCTGATGAAATCGTCTTTACTTCTGGCGCTACTGAAGCTATCAACTTGGCAATAAAAGGTTTGGCAGATCAAAACCGAAAACATATTGTTACCGTTCAAACCGAACATAAAGCCGTTCTTGAAACTTGCCGGTTTATGGAAAGCATTGGTTATGACATTACGTATCTTTCAACTGATTCTGATGGGCTTTTAAATCTTCAACTTTTGGAAGAAATAATTACCGATAAAACACTGGTTTTCATTGGAATGTTTCCTAATAACGAAACAGGTGTCATACAAAATGTCAGTGCGATTTCTAAAATTCTGAAAGATAAAAATGTACTTTTTATGTGTGATGCGACACAAGCGATTGGAAAGATTCCGGTTGATGTTAAAAAACTCGGAATTGATCTTTTGACTTTATCAGCACATAAATTTTATGGTCCGAAAGGTGTTGGCGCTTTGTATGTTTCGGCGAAAGCCAAAATCAAATTGTCTCCTCAAATTGTTGGAGGCGGGCAGCAACGAAAATTACGAAGCGGAACGTTAAATGTACCCGGAATAATCGGTTTGGGAAAAGCATCGGAAATTGCTCTTAATGAATTAGAAAAAGATCAAAATAGAATTCTTCTTTTGAGAGACAAACTTGAAAAAGGTTTATTGCAATTTGAAGGTTCTTTTGTAAATGGAAATATTGAAAACCGAATTTATAATACCACAAATATTTGTTTTCCAGGCGTAAATTCAGAACAGTTGATTTTGGGTTTGGGAAATATTTCAGTTTCAAATGGCGCTTCGTGCTCAGCGGTGACTTCTGAACCTTCGCATGTTTTAAAAGCAATGGGATTATCTGATGAAGATGCTTTGAGTTCGATTCGATTTAGTTTGGGACGATTTACTACTTCTGAGGAAATTGATATTGCTGTAGAGCGGGTTTTGGAATTGGCTAGACGAATATGA
- a CDS encoding 2Fe-2S iron-sulfur cluster-binding protein: MASKKTNQNKVTPEDANSRRDFIKKSGLFTALALAPPSLVMASEKKWDEKIAEYLETVPLSIEVNGTKHNLNIEPRTTLLDLLREQLQLTGTKKGCDHGQCGACTVHVNGTRILSCLSLASMQQNAQVTTIEGLSKGKKLHPMQEAFIKHDGFQCGYCTPGQIMSGIACIKEGHANSREEISEYMSGNICRCGAYHNIVDAITEVKEGGKKI, from the coding sequence ATGGCTTCTAAAAAAACAAATCAGAATAAAGTAACGCCCGAGGATGCTAATTCGCGCCGTGACTTTATAAAGAAATCAGGACTTTTTACCGCTCTTGCTCTAGCACCGCCTTCATTGGTAATGGCTTCAGAAAAGAAATGGGACGAAAAAATTGCGGAATATTTAGAAACAGTACCGCTTTCTATTGAAGTAAATGGCACAAAACACAATTTAAACATTGAGCCTAGAACCACACTGTTGGATTTACTTCGCGAACAATTGCAGCTTACAGGAACTAAAAAAGGCTGTGACCACGGACAATGTGGTGCGTGTACGGTTCATGTAAACGGAACTCGAATTTTGTCTTGTCTTTCTCTGGCATCGATGCAGCAAAATGCCCAAGTAACTACAATCGAAGGACTTTCAAAAGGTAAAAAACTGCATCCCATGCAGGAAGCTTTTATCAAACACGATGGTTTTCAATGCGGATATTGCACTCCGGGACAAATCATGTCGGGAATTGCCTGTATCAAAGAAGGCCACGCCAACAGCAGAGAAGAAATCAGCGAATATATGAGCGGTAACATCTGCAGATGTGGTGCTTATCACAATATCGTTGATGCTATAACTGAAGTGAAGGAAGGAGGGAAGAAAATATGA
- a CDS encoding FAD binding domain-containing protein — translation MKNFQIIKALSSSSAVIGKAKDNSSMFIAGGTNLVDLMKKNIVAPDKLVDINGLDLKKIEFLKGKVSIGALAKNSQVAEDASIKEKYPLLALALAAGASQQIRHMATVGGNMLQRTRCSYFYNTDMPCNKRAPKSGCGAIGGSNRMHAVFGASDSCIAVHPSDMCVALAALDAKVLVEGPKGKREIDFTDFHRLPGNTPEKDNTLDSRELITSVEIPDNNFTKNVHYLKVRDRTSYAFALVSVAVALEIKNNTINDVRLAMGGVAHKPWRLTETEKFLKGKAVSEDLFKQAGDLSMKGARGYGDNDFKLTLGGNAVTEALTIAASK, via the coding sequence ATGAAAAACTTTCAGATCATTAAAGCTTTGTCGTCATCATCGGCAGTTATAGGAAAAGCTAAAGATAATTCTTCTATGTTTATCGCTGGAGGAACCAATCTGGTTGATTTAATGAAGAAAAACATTGTCGCTCCTGACAAACTGGTTGACATCAACGGATTAGATTTAAAGAAAATAGAATTTTTAAAAGGAAAAGTTTCAATAGGGGCTTTGGCTAAAAACAGTCAGGTTGCCGAAGATGCTTCCATCAAAGAAAAATATCCTTTGCTGGCATTGGCTTTAGCGGCTGGAGCTTCTCAGCAGATTCGTCACATGGCGACTGTCGGTGGAAATATGTTGCAGCGTACTCGTTGTTCTTATTTTTACAACACTGATATGCCTTGCAACAAACGCGCTCCAAAAAGTGGTTGTGGTGCAATTGGCGGTTCGAACAGAATGCACGCTGTATTTGGCGCTTCAGACAGTTGTATTGCGGTTCACCCTAGTGATATGTGTGTGGCTTTGGCTGCACTTGACGCGAAAGTTTTGGTAGAAGGTCCAAAAGGAAAACGAGAAATTGATTTTACCGATTTTCATCGTCTTCCGGGAAATACACCTGAAAAAGACAATACTTTAGATAGCAGAGAATTAATTACTTCGGTAGAAATTCCAGATAATAATTTCACTAAAAATGTCCATTATCTAAAAGTTCGTGACAGAACGAGTTATGCTTTTGCATTAGTGTCTGTTGCTGTGGCTTTGGAAATAAAAAATAATACCATAAATGATGTCAGGCTGGCTATGGGCGGTGTGGCACATAAACCTTGGAGATTAACGGAAACCGAAAAATTCCTGAAAGGAAAAGCAGTTTCAGAAGATCTATTTAAACAAGCAGGCGATTTGTCTATGAAAGGCGCTAGAGGATACGGCGACAATGATTTTAAATTAACGCTTGGAGGAAACGCAGTAACGGAA